The Bacteroidales bacterium DNA segment ACAGGATTGCTAACAGCAATAGTAACTTCATATTGTGGACCAATATCGTTTTTAGGTTTGGCAGTACCACATGTGGCAAGGTTGATGACAAAATCATCAAATCATCACACCCTTTTGCCTGCTACTCTTTTGGCGGGAGCGGCAACAGCGCTATTGTGTACCCTCTTATGCTCAATGCCATGGCAAAGCGGGGTATTACCTTTAAATGCTATAACACCCATATTTGGAGCGCCAGTGATAATATATGTAATAGTTAATCGTTCAAAAATAGAGTATTTCAACTGATGCAGGAGCAAGTTATATTAGAGGCAAGAAACCTAACAATAGGATATGGAAAAGGGAGTTCGGCAATAAAGGTTGCCGATAATATCTCTTTTGCTCTGAATTCTGGAGAACTTGTTTTGATGCTCGGGTGTAACGGAGTTGGTAAATCAACACTTTTGCGTACCCTTTCGGCAATACAACCCCCACTTGCAGGAGATGTTCTAATATGCGGAGAGTCACTTTATAAGATTAATCCTCGAGAATTGTCACAAAGAGTGTCGGCAGTATTTACCGATAAGACTATGGCAGGAGGTCTTTTGGTTGAAGAGGTGGTAGCATTAGGTCGCTATCCCTATACAGGTTTCTTTGGGAAAATCACAGAAGAAGATAGCAGAGTAGTAGAATCGGCATTATCGTTAGTGGGAATGCAAGATAAATCAAAGAGGTACCTATCCCAACTATCTGACGGAGAGCGACAAAAGGTAATGATAGCAAAGGCACTCGCCCAACAAACTCCGCTAATAATACTTGATGAACCAACCGCATTTTTGGACCTCCCGAGCAGAATAGAGATTTTATATCTCCTAAAGCGATTGGCAGAGAAAGAGAATAAAACAATAATACTTTCAACTCACGATGTAGAGCAATCTCTCTCTGTTGCAGATAAATTATTGCTTTTCATAGATGATAAAGTAAAATTAGCATCAACAACTGAGGCTATTGAGAGAGGAGATGTTGCTCAATTATTTGAGTCGCGAGGAGTAGTATTTGACAAAGAAAGAGGAGTGTTTGTACCCAAACAAAATAGATAATTATGAAATATTACTTGATAGCAGGAGAGGCCTCGGGCGATTTACACGCATCGCACCTTATGGCAGAGATAAAAAAGAACGATACCAATGCAGAGTTTCGTTTCTTTGGAGGCGACCTAATGGCGGCACAAGGAGGAGT contains these protein-coding regions:
- a CDS encoding iron chelate uptake ABC transporter family permease subunit, giving the protein ILLSILLIKPLNALLLGDRYATNLGVNIKCTRILLLLCTGLLTAIVTSYCGPISFLGLAVPHVARLMTKSSNHHTLLPATLLAGAATALLCTLLCSMPWQSGVLPLNAITPIFGAPVIIYVIVNRSKIEYFN
- a CDS encoding ABC transporter ATP-binding protein; its protein translation is MQEQVILEARNLTIGYGKGSSAIKVADNISFALNSGELVLMLGCNGVGKSTLLRTLSAIQPPLAGDVLICGESLYKINPRELSQRVSAVFTDKTMAGGLLVEEVVALGRYPYTGFFGKITEEDSRVVESALSLVGMQDKSKRYLSQLSDGERQKVMIAKALAQQTPLIILDEPTAFLDLPSRIEILYLLKRLAEKENKTIILSTHDVEQSLSVADKLLLFIDDKVKLASTTEAIERGDVAQLFESRGVVFDKERGVFVPKQNR